The proteins below are encoded in one region of Deltaproteobacteria bacterium:
- a CDS encoding SDR family NAD(P)-dependent oxidoreductase has translation MRLDGKLALVTGAASGIGRETALALARGGADLAVCDLNGAGLEETAAAIRSLGRRALARRVDVARAEEVRAFADAVHAEHEAVDVLVNNAGVGLGGGFLDTSLEDWQWILSINLWGVIHGCHFFLPRMVRRGRGGHVVNVSSAAGFLATPQLAAYSATKFAVFGLSEALREELRPHGIAVTTVCPGIINTPITTTSPMRGPLATPEARAALVEIYRRRNYGPERVAANILRAIARRRAVAPISPEAWVMYLLKRLSPGLTARLNRALQARMERQMGLSAPPPRARA, from the coding sequence GTGAGGCTCGACGGCAAGCTCGCGCTCGTGACGGGCGCCGCGAGCGGCATCGGCCGCGAGACCGCGCTCGCCCTGGCGCGTGGGGGAGCCGACCTCGCCGTCTGCGACCTGAACGGGGCGGGCCTCGAGGAGACGGCGGCCGCGATCCGCTCCCTCGGGCGACGCGCCCTCGCCCGGCGGGTGGACGTCGCGCGAGCCGAGGAGGTGCGCGCCTTCGCCGACGCGGTCCACGCCGAGCACGAGGCCGTCGACGTCCTGGTCAACAACGCCGGCGTGGGGCTGGGCGGCGGGTTCCTCGACACCTCGCTCGAGGACTGGCAGTGGATCCTCTCGATCAACCTCTGGGGCGTGATCCACGGCTGCCACTTCTTCCTCCCCCGCATGGTACGGCGCGGCCGCGGCGGGCACGTGGTGAACGTCTCCTCGGCCGCCGGCTTCCTCGCCACCCCCCAGCTCGCCGCCTACAGCGCGACCAAGTTCGCCGTCTTCGGCCTCTCCGAGGCGCTGCGCGAGGAGCTTCGCCCGCACGGCATCGCGGTCACCACCGTGTGCCCGGGGATCATCAACACGCCGATCACCACCACCTCCCCCATGCGCGGGCCGCTGGCGACGCCCGAGGCGCGCGCGGCGCTGGTCGAGATCTACCGCCGCCGCAACTACGGCCCCGAGCGCGTGGCGGCGAACATCCTCCGGGCGATCGCGCGCCGACGTGCGGTCGCGCCCATCTCGCCCGAGGCGTGGGTCATGTACCTGTTGAAACGGCTCTCGCCCGGCCTCACGGCGCGCTTGAACCGCGCCCTCCAGGCGCGCATGGAGCGGCAGATGGGGCTCAGCGCGCCGCCGCCGCGTGCGCGAGCGTGA
- a CDS encoding ribbon-helix-helix protein, CopG family — protein sequence MPAAKIAITIEAQLLKRIDRLVAQRKFPNRSRAIQEAVRDKLDRLERGRLARECAKLNRSAEQRMADEGMAADFEEWPEF from the coding sequence ATGCCCGCCGCGAAGATCGCCATCACCATCGAAGCACAGCTCTTGAAGCGTATCGACCGCCTTGTCGCCCAACGCAAGTTCCCGAATCGGAGCCGCGCGATCCAAGAGGCCGTCCGCGACAAGCTCGACCGGCTCGAGCGAGGCCGACTGGCGCGCGAGTGCGCCAAGCTGAACAGGTCTGCCGAGCAGAGGATGGCCGACGAAGGGATGGCCGCGGACTTTGAAGAATGGCCCGAGTTCTGA
- a CDS encoding NIPSNAP family containing protein, producing the protein MPNPKLYLHETIHIIGTGSEAYKRHTGTRTPSGPAGFLVGTWQQSGSTGDWPRVVNLWEMEGWKGWEKILEHQYAGAGQPPALARWWAEAARLRSGGFDRILEPAPYCPTRAELIRRRVRGRAFIQETATVVPGAADAYLEAVETRWLPVAARRGLTLAGAWRTAMRDTEAVLLWCLPTLGHYVRHLSDFASAAETRAWATEARRWRTDYRETLLVPSPWCVMHPDWKEEGAAGRRTTSGA; encoded by the coding sequence GTGCCGAACCCGAAGCTCTACCTGCACGAGACGATCCACATCATCGGCACCGGGTCCGAGGCCTACAAGCGGCACACCGGCACGCGCACGCCGAGCGGGCCGGCCGGGTTCCTGGTCGGGACCTGGCAGCAGTCGGGGTCGACCGGCGACTGGCCGCGCGTCGTGAACCTCTGGGAGATGGAGGGCTGGAAGGGCTGGGAGAAGATTCTCGAGCACCAGTACGCCGGCGCGGGGCAGCCGCCGGCGCTCGCCAGGTGGTGGGCGGAGGCGGCCAGGCTCCGCTCGGGCGGCTTCGACCGCATTCTCGAGCCGGCGCCGTACTGCCCGACGCGCGCGGAGCTCATCCGCCGGCGTGTCCGCGGCCGTGCCTTCATCCAGGAGACCGCGACCGTCGTGCCCGGGGCGGCCGATGCGTACCTCGAGGCGGTCGAGACGCGTTGGCTCCCGGTGGCGGCCCGCCGCGGCCTCACGCTCGCGGGCGCCTGGCGCACGGCGATGCGCGACACCGAGGCCGTCCTCCTCTGGTGCCTGCCGACGCTCGGCCACTACGTCCGCCACCTGAGCGACTTTGCGAGCGCGGCCGAGACCCGCGCGTGGGCGACCGAAGCGCGCCGCTGGCGCACCGACTACCGCGAGACGCTCCTCGTCCCGAGCCCGTGGTGTGTGATGCACCCGGACTGGAAGGAGGAAGGCGCCGCGGGGCGCCGCACTACGTCCGGCGCGTGA
- a CDS encoding type II toxin-antitoxin system PemK/MazF family toxin — protein MARVLRGDIVWANLNPVVGHEQAGRRPVVVLSADVFNEHSGTVIAMALTSQPQRAGFPLVLELESVNVGKPAWVKISQIRTLSTRRLGKKLGRVSPDELQRLVEGLNEIITA, from the coding sequence ATGGCCCGAGTTCTGAGGGGCGATATCGTTTGGGCCAACCTGAATCCCGTGGTCGGCCATGAGCAGGCGGGCCGTCGTCCAGTTGTCGTCCTCAGCGCCGACGTATTCAACGAGCACTCCGGCACGGTCATCGCCATGGCGTTGACCAGCCAACCCCAGCGGGCCGGGTTTCCTCTCGTCTTGGAGCTCGAGTCGGTGAACGTCGGAAAACCGGCCTGGGTGAAGATCAGCCAGATTCGCACGTTGTCTACTCGTCGCCTCGGCAAAAAGCTCGGCCGCGTTTCGCCTGACGAACTCCAGCGGCTTGTCGAAGGACTCAACGAAATCATTACCGCCTAA
- a CDS encoding alpha/beta fold hydrolase has product MRAARIDAPKAPRPYSRAHQEGRPMATAKVDSIELYYEEHGRGGPLLLIMGLAADSTAWMFQVPDFARRYRTIAFDNRGVGRSSRPPGPYTIHQMADDAAGLLDALDLQRAHVLGVSMGGMIAQELALRQPERVRGLVLACTYPEPDAEVERQREFGMQRFGGTVTASGEMEINLNALDPLMFFQHLLPRVFNQSFIDRELPKLMQLFAGALQYGFSMEAILGQVAAVMGHKATDRLHLIQSPTLVITGDADLLVSPANSDILARSIPGAKLMKIPGGSHGFNLETPEIFNRAVLDFLAGVP; this is encoded by the coding sequence ATGCGGGCCGCGCGGATTGACGCCCCGAAGGCGCCTCGGCCATACTCGCGCGCCCACCAGGAGGGACGTCCCATGGCCACCGCCAAGGTCGACTCGATCGAGCTCTACTACGAGGAGCACGGGCGGGGCGGCCCGCTCCTCCTCATCATGGGCCTCGCCGCCGACTCGACGGCGTGGATGTTCCAGGTCCCCGACTTCGCGCGACGCTACCGGACGATCGCCTTCGACAACCGCGGCGTCGGGCGGAGCTCCAGGCCCCCCGGCCCCTACACGATCCACCAGATGGCGGACGACGCGGCCGGGCTGCTCGACGCGCTCGACCTCCAGCGCGCGCACGTGCTCGGCGTCTCGATGGGCGGCATGATCGCGCAGGAACTGGCGCTCCGGCAGCCCGAGCGCGTGCGCGGCCTGGTCCTCGCGTGCACCTACCCCGAGCCGGACGCCGAGGTGGAGCGGCAGCGCGAGTTCGGCATGCAGCGGTTCGGCGGGACGGTGACCGCGAGCGGCGAGATGGAGATCAACCTGAACGCGCTCGACCCGCTCATGTTCTTCCAGCACCTCCTCCCGCGCGTCTTCAACCAATCCTTCATCGACAGGGAGCTCCCGAAGCTGATGCAGCTCTTCGCGGGCGCGCTCCAGTACGGCTTCAGCATGGAGGCAATCCTGGGCCAGGTGGCGGCGGTCATGGGGCACAAGGCGACGGATCGCCTGCACCTGATCCAGTCCCCGACGCTCGTCATCACCGGGGACGCCGACCTCCTCGTCTCGCCCGCCAACTCCGACATCCTGGCGCGCAGCATCCCGGGCGCGAAGCTCATGAAGATCCCCGGCGGCAGCCACGGCTTCAACCTGGAGACCCCCGAGATCTTCAACCGCGCGGTGCTCGACTTCCTGGCCGGCGTGCCGTGA
- a CDS encoding amidohydrolase: protein MIRSPEEAHMAIPSLVVDADGHVLEHPDGMLRFAPSEYRERIWHIETKADGSEWLHYNGGVRPAGGMALAGTAGMTPADRERARAGKLRYSEVRPGAFSPAPRLPDMQVEGIAQAVLYPTMLLGLPAIEDAAFAEVQADAYNEWLHAYCAYAPKRLFGAAVVPTQEIERAVRTIRRAKELGLVGVFLRPNPAVGGRKLNAPVYDAIWAVCQDLEMPIGLHPFLAPDMPGACRALGYGAIRAEGVRYDTGHESPADPIRNLGNVFFSQALSNPFDVMECVALFCAGGICERFPKLTVLFLEANGGWIVPWLERLDHHFEVFRWDVPSLKMKPSEYFRRQCYISFDPDESTLAFTANHPLVGAERIIWASDYPHPDAKFPGVVKELAEATASLTGAQQARIFGANARDVYGLPAPG from the coding sequence ATGATCCGCAGCCCAGAGGAGGCTCACATGGCCATCCCCAGCCTGGTCGTCGACGCCGACGGGCACGTCCTCGAGCACCCCGACGGCATGCTGCGCTTCGCCCCGTCCGAGTACCGCGAGCGCATCTGGCACATCGAGACCAAGGCCGACGGCAGCGAGTGGCTGCACTACAACGGCGGCGTGCGTCCGGCGGGCGGCATGGCCCTCGCGGGCACGGCGGGCATGACGCCCGCCGATCGCGAGCGCGCCCGCGCGGGCAAGCTCCGCTACTCGGAGGTCCGGCCCGGTGCCTTCAGCCCGGCGCCGCGTCTCCCCGACATGCAGGTCGAGGGCATCGCGCAGGCGGTCCTCTACCCGACCATGCTCCTCGGGCTGCCCGCGATCGAGGACGCGGCCTTCGCCGAGGTGCAGGCCGACGCTTACAACGAGTGGCTGCACGCGTACTGCGCCTACGCGCCGAAGCGCCTCTTCGGCGCCGCCGTCGTCCCCACCCAGGAGATCGAGCGCGCCGTGCGCACCATCCGCCGCGCGAAGGAGCTCGGCCTGGTGGGCGTCTTCCTGCGCCCGAACCCCGCCGTCGGGGGCCGCAAGCTGAACGCCCCGGTCTACGATGCCATCTGGGCGGTCTGCCAGGATCTCGAGATGCCGATCGGGCTCCACCCCTTCCTCGCCCCCGACATGCCGGGCGCCTGTCGCGCGCTCGGCTACGGCGCCATCCGCGCCGAGGGCGTCCGCTACGACACCGGGCACGAGAGCCCGGCCGACCCGATCCGCAACCTCGGCAACGTCTTCTTCAGCCAGGCGCTCTCGAACCCGTTCGACGTGATGGAGTGCGTGGCCCTCTTCTGCGCCGGCGGCATCTGCGAGCGCTTCCCCAAGCTCACCGTGCTCTTCCTCGAGGCCAACGGCGGCTGGATCGTGCCCTGGCTCGAGCGCCTCGACCACCACTTCGAGGTGTTCCGCTGGGACGTGCCGTCGCTCAAGATGAAGCCGTCGGAGTACTTCCGCCGCCAGTGCTACATCTCCTTCGACCCCGACGAATCGACGCTGGCCTTCACGGCGAACCATCCGCTGGTCGGCGCCGAGCGCATCATCTGGGCGAGCGACTACCCGCACCCCGACGCGAAGTTCCCGGGGGTGGTGAAGGAGCTCGCGGAGGCGACGGCGAGCCTTACCGGCGCGCAGCAGGCGCGCATCTTCGGGGCGAACGCGCGGGACGTGTACGGGCTGCCGGCGCCAGGGTGA